One genomic segment of Spirochaeta cellobiosiphila DSM 17781 includes these proteins:
- a CDS encoding nitroreductase family protein produces the protein MNPIIQSLFNRKSTRVYTDRQLEEKEKDAIINSALQAPTAGNQLLYTILEIEDPTIKEELATLCDNQAFIAKAPYVLVFLADCRRWLDSYKEAGAECRNPGYGDLLLAFSDANIAAQNTVVAAESLGIGSCYIGDIYEQQEKLVELLNLDPFVVPAAMLVYGEPTETQKKRQKPKRVDKEFIVQKNTYKPLSSDKLRQMFTQWKGEESDFDEYMKAFCKRKYMSDFAKEMSRSLSKYLSHFDNN, from the coding sequence TTGAATCCCATTATCCAATCCCTTTTTAATAGAAAATCCACAAGAGTCTATACAGATAGACAGTTAGAAGAAAAAGAAAAAGACGCCATCATCAATAGCGCCCTTCAAGCTCCCACTGCAGGGAACCAGCTTCTCTACACCATATTAGAAATCGAAGACCCAACGATTAAGGAAGAATTAGCCACCCTTTGTGACAACCAGGCCTTTATTGCAAAAGCCCCATATGTCTTAGTCTTTCTTGCAGACTGTAGACGCTGGCTTGATTCTTACAAAGAAGCCGGTGCGGAGTGCCGTAATCCCGGATATGGAGATCTCTTATTAGCCTTTTCCGATGCCAACATTGCCGCACAGAATACAGTCGTTGCCGCAGAATCTCTTGGTATAGGATCTTGTTATATAGGAGATATCTATGAACAACAGGAAAAATTAGTAGAACTACTTAACCTGGATCCTTTTGTGGTCCCAGCTGCTATGTTAGTGTATGGGGAACCAACAGAGACACAGAAAAAAAGACAAAAACCAAAAAGAGTTGATAAGGAGTTTATTGTACAGAAAAATACCTATAAACCCTTAAGCTCTGATAAGTTAAGACAAATGTTTACCCAGTGGAAGGGAGAAGAAAGTGACTTTGATGAATACATGAAAGCATTTTGTAAGCGCAAATATATGTCAGACTTTGCCAAGGAAATGTCCCGTTCTCTGAGTA